Proteins from a single region of Budorcas taxicolor isolate Tak-1 chromosome 7, Takin1.1, whole genome shotgun sequence:
- the MRPL4 gene encoding 39S ribosomal protein L4, mitochondrial: MQQLVRAGARAWLRPRGCRGLNALAEEAVQSAEKPEPLASAGPQAPVLRRCELPVPLHRRPVQAWVESLRGYEQERVGLTELHPDVFSAAPRLDILHQVAIWQKNFKRISYAKTKTRAEVRGGGRKPWQQKGSGRARHGSIRSPIWRGGGIAHGPRGPTSYYYMLPMKVRVQGLKVALTVKLAQDDLHIVDSLELPTTDPQYLMELARYRRWGDSVLFVDLEHEDMPQNIVAATSGLKTFNLIPAVGLNVHSMLKHQTLVLTLPTVAFLEEKLLWHDSRYTPLYPFRLPYRDFP, from the exons ATGCAGCAGCTAGTCCGAGCCGGGGCCCGGGCCTGGCTTCGGCCCAGGGGCTGCCGG GGCCTGAACGCGCTGGCAGAAGAGGCAGTGCAGTCGGCGGAGAAACCAGAACCCTTGGCGAGTGCAG GTCCCCAGGCACCCGTACTGCGCAGGTGCGAGCTCCCGGTACCCCTGCACCGGCGTCCGGTGCAGGCCTGGGTTGAATCTCTGCGGGGCTATGAGCAGGAGCGCGTGGGTCTGACCGAACTGCACCCAGACGTTTTCTCCGCGGCGCCCAG GCTGGATATCCTGCACCAGGTTGCCATCTGGCAGAAGAACTTCAAGAGAATT AGCTACGCCAAGACCAAGACCAGGGCCGAGGTGCGGGGAGGTGGCCGGAAGCCCTGGCAGCAAAAAGGCAGTGGGCGCGCCAGACATGGCAGCATCCGCTCCCCAATCTGGCGAGGAG GAGGTATCGCCCATGGCCCCCGGGGTCCCACCAGCTACTACTACATGCTGCCCATGAAAGTGAGGGTGCAAGGCCTCAAGGTGGCGCTGACCGTCAAGCTGGCCCAG GACGACCTGCACATTGTGGATTCCCTGGAGTTGCCCACCACAGACCCCCAGTACCTGATGGAGCTGGCCCGCTACCGCCGCTGGGGCGACTCCGTCCTTTTTGTAGACTT AGAACATGAGGACATGCCCCAGAACATCGTAGCAGCCACATCCGGGCTCAAGACCTTCAACCTGATCCCGGCTGTCG GCCTGAATGTGCATAGCATGCTCAAACACCAGACCCTGGTCCTGACCCTGCCCACCGTCGCCTTCCTGGAAGAGAAGCTGCTCTGGCATGATTCACGTTACACACCCCTCTACCCCTTCCGCCTGCCCTACCGAGACTTCCCCTGA
- the LOC128051541 gene encoding LOW QUALITY PROTEIN: intercellular adhesion molecule 1-like (The sequence of the model RefSeq protein was modified relative to this genomic sequence to represent the inferred CDS: inserted 1 base in 1 codon) has product MAPGAAGAARLALLALLWTLLPDPSPPLLIPGPGGAGTSIHPSKAIIPXGGSLRVHCRISCDQKAILSLETKSTKKIVDRRNSWKVFELSDVQEDDTRISMCHGEVTMASMDLTIHWFPERVELAPLPLWQPVGEELNLSCQVSGGGPRHHLSMVLLQGEEELDRQPVGKEEPAEVTFMVQPRREDHGTSFSCRWEMDLRSQGLELFQNTSAPRKLQTYVMPSTDPHLEAPLVVEVGSRWPVKCTLDGLFPAWDAEVYVQLGDKRLETIIMYHDYSVLAEAWIEGNEEEEGTHSLKCPVSLGNEIQKTRESVIINSGFLITEQPGSPHSRLSTLFKPLWS; this is encoded by the exons ATGGCTCCTGGCGCCGCCGGTGCCGCGCGGCTTGCGCTCCTGGCCCTGCTCTGGACTCTGCT GCCTGACCCCTCCCCCCCGCTTTTGATTCCGGGGCCTGGAGGTGCCGGAACATCAATACATCCTTCAAAAGCCATCATAC CAGGAGGCTCTCTGAGGGTGCACTGCAGAATCTCCTGTGACCAAAAGGCAATTTTGAGCCTAGAGACTAAATCAACCAAGAAGATAGTGGACCGCAGGAACAGCTGGAAGGTTTTTGAACTGAGTGATGTGCAAGAAGATGACACGCGCATCTCAATGTGTCACGGTGAAGTGACGATGGCTTCGATGGACCTCACCATACACT GGTTCCCGGAGCGCGTGGAGctggctcccctgcccctctGGCAGCCTGTGGGTGAAGAACTCAACCTGAGCTGCCAGGTGTCTGGCGGGGGCCCCCGGCACCACCTCTCCATGGTGCTGCTCCaaggggaggaggagctggacCGGCAGCCCGTGGGAAAGGAGGAGCCTGCCGAGGTCACGTTCATGGTGCAGCCAAGAAGAGAGGACCATGGCACCAGTTTCTCTTGCCGCTGGGAAATGGACTTGCGGTCACAAGGGCTGGAACTCTTCCAGAACACCTCAGCCCCTAGGAAGCTCCAGACCTATG TCATGCCATCGACCGACCCGCACCTTGAGGCCCCCCTGGTTGTGGAAGTAGGCTCACGGTGGCCGGTGAAGTGCACGCTGGATGGACTGTTCCCAGCCTGGGACGCTGAGGTCTATGTGCAGCTGGGGGACAAGAGGCTGGAAACCATCATCATGTACCATGATTACTCCGTCTTGGCTGAGGCCTGGATCGAGGGAAACGAGGAGGAAGAGGGCACCCATTCCTTGAAGTGTCCAGTGAGTCTGGGGAATGAGATCCAAAAGACGCGAGAGAGCGTGATCATCAACA